In Nonomuraea sp. NBC_00507, the following are encoded in one genomic region:
- a CDS encoding NIPSNAP family protein, protein MIYELRQYTLRPGRRDTLIELFEREFVETQEAAGMRVAGTFRNPDAPDTFPWLRAFPDMPARKAALETFYGGPVWQANRDAANATMIDSDDVLLLRALAEPPAWERPPVGAAELPPSMYVATICHVEDGFAGFFDSEVAPVLAEAGVPVVARFETEHAENTFPRLPVRTGETVFVWFARFDTPEDEREVDLPMLKTRLTAAPQRLRLRPTARSAMR, encoded by the coding sequence ATGATCTACGAGCTGCGGCAGTACACGTTGCGCCCGGGGCGGCGCGACACACTCATCGAGCTGTTCGAGCGGGAGTTCGTCGAGACGCAGGAGGCGGCGGGCATGCGGGTCGCCGGGACCTTCCGCAACCCGGACGCGCCCGACACGTTCCCCTGGCTGCGCGCCTTCCCTGACATGCCGGCCAGGAAGGCGGCACTGGAGACCTTCTACGGCGGGCCCGTGTGGCAGGCCAACCGCGACGCGGCCAACGCCACGATGATCGACTCCGACGACGTGCTGCTCCTGCGCGCCCTCGCGGAGCCGCCCGCATGGGAGCGGCCGCCTGTCGGCGCGGCCGAGCTCCCGCCGTCGATGTACGTGGCCACGATCTGCCACGTCGAGGACGGCTTCGCCGGCTTCTTCGACTCGGAGGTCGCTCCGGTGCTGGCCGAGGCCGGGGTGCCGGTGGTGGCCCGGTTCGAGACCGAGCACGCGGAGAACACCTTTCCGCGCCTGCCGGTCCGTACCGGGGAGACGGTGTTCGTGTGGTTCGCCCGCTTCGACACGCCGGAGGACGAGCGGGAGGTGGACCTGCCGATGCTGAAGACACGCCTGACCGCGGCCCCGCAGCGGCTCCGCCTGCGTCCCACCGCCCGGTCCGCCATGCGCTGA
- a CDS encoding enoyl-CoA hydratase family protein → MGITLRAGPIAEVVVDVPPVNALTVRGWEELAEAVRAAGDDPGTRVVVLRAEGRGFNAGVDIKELRDAVGHEALVGVNRACYAAFAAVYECAVPVVAAVHGHCLGGGVGLAGNADIVVAADDAYFGLPEVDRGALGAATHLARLVPQHLMRAMVYTCRNVSAAELHAFGSVLEVAPRDKLRDVAMEVAGQIAAKDPYVIRRAKESLNGIDPVDVKRSYRFEQGFTFELNLMGAGDRHRERFT, encoded by the coding sequence ATGGGGATCACGCTGCGGGCCGGGCCGATCGCCGAGGTCGTCGTCGATGTGCCGCCGGTGAACGCGTTGACCGTGCGGGGCTGGGAGGAGCTGGCCGAGGCCGTGCGGGCGGCCGGAGACGACCCGGGGACCAGGGTGGTCGTGTTGCGGGCCGAGGGGCGCGGGTTCAACGCCGGGGTCGACATCAAGGAGCTGCGGGACGCCGTGGGACACGAGGCCCTGGTCGGGGTCAACCGGGCCTGCTACGCGGCGTTCGCGGCCGTCTACGAGTGCGCGGTGCCGGTCGTGGCGGCGGTGCACGGGCACTGCCTGGGCGGCGGCGTCGGGCTCGCCGGGAACGCCGACATCGTGGTGGCCGCCGACGACGCCTACTTCGGGCTGCCCGAGGTGGACCGGGGCGCGCTGGGCGCGGCCACGCACCTGGCCAGGCTGGTGCCGCAGCACCTGATGCGGGCCATGGTCTACACCTGCAGAAATGTTTCCGCGGCCGAGTTGCACGCGTTCGGGTCGGTGCTGGAGGTCGCGCCGCGCGACAAGCTGCGGGACGTGGCGATGGAGGTGGCCGGGCAGATCGCCGCCAAGGACCCGTACGTCATCCGGCGCGCCAAGGAGTCGCTCAACGGCATCGACCCCGTGGACGTCAAGCGCAGCTACCGCTTCGAGCAGGGCTTCACCTTCGAGCTGAACCTCATGGGGGCGGGCGACCGGCACAGGGAGCGATTCACGTGA
- a CDS encoding DNA alkylation repair protein → MSLGKAVRLALQAVAEPDKAEAMRAYMKSAMPFLGVQAVPRRAALKRVFADHRLESAPDWRRAVLSLWREAEYREERYAAIELSGYHLYRSFQTLYTVPMYEEMIVTGAWWDLVDELATHRMGGLLAAYPDSMRPLMLEWAHDADLWKRRTAILCQNRFKGRTDTALLYACIEPSLSDNDFFARKAIGWALREYAKTNPGEVVRYVKAKGITGLSRREALRNLPVT, encoded by the coding sequence ATGAGCCTGGGCAAGGCGGTCCGGCTGGCGCTGCAGGCCGTGGCCGAACCGGACAAGGCGGAGGCGATGCGCGCCTACATGAAGTCCGCCATGCCGTTCCTGGGCGTCCAGGCGGTGCCCCGGCGGGCCGCGCTCAAGCGGGTGTTCGCCGACCACCGCCTCGAGAGCGCGCCGGATTGGCGGCGGGCCGTGTTATCGCTGTGGCGCGAGGCCGAATACCGCGAGGAGCGCTACGCCGCGATCGAACTGTCCGGATACCACCTCTACCGGAGCTTCCAGACCCTCTACACGGTGCCGATGTACGAGGAGATGATCGTCACCGGCGCCTGGTGGGATCTGGTGGATGAGCTGGCCACGCACCGGATGGGCGGGCTGCTGGCCGCCTACCCTGACTCGATGCGGCCGCTCATGCTGGAGTGGGCGCACGACGCGGACCTGTGGAAGCGGCGCACCGCGATCCTGTGCCAAAACCGGTTCAAGGGCCGCACGGACACGGCCCTGCTGTACGCGTGTATCGAGCCGAGCCTGTCGGACAACGACTTCTTCGCCCGCAAGGCGATCGGGTGGGCGTTACGCGAATACGCCAAGACCAATCCGGGCGAGGTCGTCCGCTACGTGAAGGCCAAGGGCATCACGGGCCTGAGCCGCCGCGAAGCGCTGCGCAACCTGCCGGTCACCTAG
- a CDS encoding AAA family ATPase, with product MPYLFFSAIKGAAPVDSVSRFCRELAESSLPEDPGLVSLLESGNWFEAFKILASVLPATPSIVVLDELPWLAEQDPTFDGSLQVAWDRLLSRRPVVLLLLGSDLHMMERLTSYDRPFYGRADPMILGPLNPAETARATGLSGADAIDAQLVSGGLPGILRGWPHGMPALDFIRQESAEPVSPLFAVPEATLMAEFPSPDIAHRVLEAIGSGDRTQANIAATAGGPGGALVSGTLSPILHKLTHDKRVVAMNEPLSTRPGKPALYHVADSNLRLYLAALRQTQEESRRGRPEVGFRGVERRWSAWRGRAVEPLIRDSLAMAADELPWPETAVVGGWWNRSFNPEVDLVGADRGPVARQVFFTGSVKWLDGEFDGHALRAMFEASAQVPGVVPGRTGTVVVSRSGMAAGVGPVDVHWGPEDIVGVWPG from the coding sequence GTGCCATACCTCTTCTTCTCGGCGATCAAGGGGGCCGCGCCGGTCGACTCCGTGAGCCGGTTCTGCCGGGAGCTGGCCGAATCATCCCTTCCCGAGGACCCCGGACTGGTCTCATTGCTCGAGTCAGGGAATTGGTTCGAGGCGTTCAAGATCCTGGCGTCCGTTCTGCCTGCCACGCCGTCGATCGTGGTGTTGGATGAGCTGCCCTGGCTGGCCGAGCAGGATCCGACCTTCGATGGGTCGCTGCAGGTGGCGTGGGATCGGCTGCTGTCCAGGCGCCCTGTCGTCCTGCTGCTGCTCGGTAGCGATCTGCACATGATGGAGCGCCTCACCTCGTACGACCGGCCCTTCTACGGCAGGGCGGATCCGATGATCCTCGGGCCGTTGAATCCCGCTGAGACCGCGCGGGCGACCGGACTGAGCGGTGCCGACGCGATCGACGCCCAGTTGGTGAGCGGCGGTCTGCCAGGGATCCTGCGCGGCTGGCCGCACGGCATGCCCGCGCTGGACTTCATCCGTCAGGAGTCGGCCGAGCCTGTCTCGCCGCTGTTCGCCGTTCCTGAGGCCACACTCATGGCGGAGTTCCCCTCGCCGGACATCGCGCACCGTGTCCTGGAAGCCATCGGCAGCGGAGACCGGACGCAGGCGAACATCGCGGCGACCGCCGGCGGCCCGGGCGGCGCGCTCGTCTCGGGCACTCTCTCGCCAATCCTGCACAAGCTCACGCACGACAAGCGCGTCGTGGCGATGAACGAGCCACTGTCGACCAGGCCGGGCAAGCCCGCCCTCTACCATGTTGCGGACTCCAACCTCCGGCTCTACCTGGCGGCTTTGCGTCAGACGCAGGAAGAGAGCCGCAGGGGCAGGCCCGAGGTGGGCTTCCGGGGTGTGGAACGACGATGGTCGGCCTGGCGGGGGCGGGCCGTGGAGCCGTTGATCCGCGACTCGCTGGCGATGGCCGCGGACGAGCTTCCCTGGCCCGAGACCGCAGTGGTGGGCGGCTGGTGGAACCGGTCGTTCAACCCTGAGGTGGACCTGGTCGGCGCCGATCGCGGGCCGGTGGCTCGGCAGGTGTTCTTCACCGGGTCGGTGAAATGGCTCGACGGCGAGTTCGATGGACACGCGCTGCGTGCGATGTTCGAAGCCTCGGCTCAGGTTCCTGGGGTGGTTCCCGGACGGACCGGGACCGTGGTCGTCTCCCGTTCGGGGATGGCCGCCGGAGTTGGGCCTGTTGACGTGCATTGGGGGCCGGAGGACATCGTGGGGGTCTGGCCGGGGTAG
- a CDS encoding TetR/AcrR family transcriptional regulator, which yields MTTRKNSGTAAPAKRQRATSTGSASERRDHLVKLAAELFARKGFQATTVREIADEAGILSGSLYHHFDSKETIVDEVLSTFLDDLIARYRAAVETSSDPRTVLSEMVRIGFGTLEPHRAAITVMQNDWNYLRQFERFNYLVKAEDEVEQIWVAQIKAGQLAGQFRSDVDPKLTYRMIRDTIWVAVRWFRPGGRLNTGGLAEHYITVLFDGLATGERTTQRRG from the coding sequence GTGACCACGCGAAAGAACTCCGGCACCGCCGCACCGGCGAAGCGCCAGCGCGCGACCTCCACCGGGTCGGCGTCCGAGCGCCGCGACCACCTCGTCAAGCTCGCCGCGGAGCTCTTCGCGCGCAAGGGCTTCCAGGCCACGACAGTACGGGAGATCGCCGACGAGGCGGGCATCCTCTCCGGAAGTCTCTACCACCACTTCGACTCCAAGGAGACGATCGTCGACGAGGTGCTGTCCACCTTCCTCGACGACCTCATCGCCCGCTACCGCGCCGCGGTCGAGACCAGCTCCGACCCGCGCACCGTGTTGTCGGAGATGGTCCGCATCGGCTTCGGCACGCTGGAGCCGCACCGGGCCGCGATCACCGTCATGCAGAACGACTGGAACTACCTGCGGCAGTTCGAACGCTTCAACTACCTCGTCAAGGCCGAGGACGAGGTCGAGCAGATCTGGGTGGCGCAGATCAAGGCGGGCCAGCTCGCCGGGCAGTTCCGCTCCGACGTCGACCCCAAGCTGACCTACCGCATGATCCGCGACACGATCTGGGTGGCGGTCCGCTGGTTCCGCCCCGGCGGCAGGCTCAACACGGGCGGGCTGGCCGAGCACTACATCACCGTGCTGTTCGACGGACTCGCCACGGGCGAGCGCACGACGCAGCGCCGGGGATGA
- a CDS encoding CoA-transferase subunit beta, producing the protein MSSRADICVVACAEAFRGDGEILAAGIGGAVTVLGARLARLTFEPDLLTNDGVCLLTGDVPALGRAPEVVEGWLPFREHLWLVLNGRRHVMLGASQIDRYGNTNISCIGDWARPKTQLLGVRGAPGNTRCGPTSYWIPRHSPRVFVPKVDMVSGIGTDRGAFELRRVVTNLAVLDFRTPDGSMRLASVHPGVTVDDVVAATGFDLVIDADVPVTREPEPEELRVLDLLDPSRSRDREAAA; encoded by the coding sequence ATGAGCAGCAGGGCTGATATCTGCGTGGTGGCGTGCGCGGAGGCGTTCAGGGGTGACGGGGAGATCCTGGCGGCCGGGATCGGCGGGGCGGTCACGGTGCTGGGGGCACGGCTGGCGCGGCTGACGTTCGAGCCTGACCTGCTCACGAACGACGGCGTCTGCCTGCTCACCGGGGACGTGCCCGCGCTGGGCCGCGCGCCCGAGGTGGTCGAAGGCTGGCTGCCGTTCAGGGAGCACCTGTGGCTGGTGCTGAACGGGCGGCGGCACGTCATGCTCGGCGCGAGCCAGATCGACCGGTACGGCAACACGAACATCTCCTGCATCGGCGACTGGGCACGGCCCAAGACGCAGTTGCTGGGGGTGCGGGGCGCGCCGGGTAACACCCGGTGCGGCCCGACGAGCTACTGGATCCCCCGTCACAGCCCCCGGGTCTTCGTCCCGAAGGTGGACATGGTGAGCGGTATCGGGACCGACCGCGGGGCCTTCGAGCTGCGCCGCGTCGTGACGAACCTGGCCGTGCTGGACTTCCGCACCCCTGACGGGTCGATGCGGCTCGCGTCCGTGCATCCGGGGGTCACGGTCGACGACGTGGTGGCGGCGACCGGCTTCGACCTCGTGATCGACGCGGATGTCCCCGTGACGCGGGAGCCGGAGCCCGAGGAGCTGCGGGTCCTGGACCTGCTCGACCCCTCCCGGAGCCGCGACCGCGAGGCGGCGGCGTGA
- a CDS encoding alkaline phosphatase D family protein: MANPFTLGVASGEPMPDGVVLWTRLAVDPLNADPLRPGGMAPRAVEVRWQLAEDERFTQGLRQGTLQALPTWAHSVHVRVAGLKPGADYFYRFRAGGNLSPVGRTRTADDPAAARPVRFAIANCQRYEHGFYTAYRHLAEERPDVVFHVGDYIYESRQAATVVRPLGPVPGEISRLHEYRLRYARYRTDPDLQAAHAAAPWVPTWDDHEVLDNYRGRGDGSAAFLRRRGAAYQAYYENQPLRVRPQDGHLQMYRRRTYGLVADFMVLDVRQHRDAGSMLGAAQEQWLMSRLLTSPVRWRVLVQPLFFARRFVPGPPPNLRPDSWDGHQAERARILAATASGLVVFSGDVHNFWAGELKTDFLDPASATVGVEFVGSSISSRPPQTDGPAVLAANPHLKFFDDRRGYLSCVAGPDELRVAVRAVDFVDRRGAPIRTVAEFLTKGDGLTSENTPSK, encoded by the coding sequence ATGGCAAACCCGTTCACCCTGGGTGTCGCCTCCGGCGAGCCGATGCCCGACGGCGTGGTCCTCTGGACCCGCTTAGCCGTCGATCCACTCAACGCCGACCCTCTGCGGCCCGGCGGCATGGCTCCGCGGGCCGTCGAGGTCCGCTGGCAACTCGCCGAGGACGAACGGTTCACCCAGGGCCTGCGCCAGGGGACGCTCCAGGCGCTGCCGACCTGGGCGCACAGCGTGCACGTCAGGGTGGCCGGGCTCAAGCCGGGCGCCGACTACTTCTACCGGTTCCGGGCGGGCGGCAACCTGAGCCCCGTCGGGCGCACCAGGACCGCGGACGACCCGGCCGCGGCGCGGCCCGTGCGGTTCGCGATCGCCAACTGCCAGCGGTATGAGCACGGCTTCTACACCGCGTACCGGCATCTGGCCGAGGAGCGGCCCGACGTCGTCTTCCACGTCGGCGACTACATCTACGAGTCGCGCCAGGCCGCCACCGTCGTGCGGCCGCTGGGGCCGGTGCCCGGTGAGATCAGCAGGTTGCACGAGTATCGCCTGCGCTACGCCCGCTACCGGACCGACCCCGACCTGCAGGCCGCCCACGCCGCCGCGCCCTGGGTGCCGACCTGGGATGATCATGAGGTGCTCGACAACTACCGGGGCAGGGGCGACGGATCGGCCGCGTTCCTGCGCCGCAGGGGCGCCGCCTACCAGGCCTACTACGAGAACCAGCCGCTCAGGGTGCGGCCGCAGGACGGGCATCTGCAGATGTACCGGCGGCGGACGTACGGGCTGGTCGCCGACTTCATGGTCCTGGACGTCCGCCAGCATCGCGACGCCGGCAGCATGCTCGGCGCCGCACAGGAGCAATGGCTGATGTCCCGGCTGCTCACCAGTCCGGTCAGGTGGCGGGTGCTGGTGCAGCCGCTGTTCTTCGCCCGCCGCTTCGTCCCAGGCCCGCCGCCAAACCTGCGCCCGGACTCCTGGGACGGTCACCAGGCCGAGCGCGCCCGCATCCTGGCCGCGACCGCGTCCGGGCTGGTCGTGTTCAGCGGGGACGTGCACAACTTCTGGGCGGGAGAGCTCAAGACGGACTTCCTCGATCCGGCTTCGGCCACGGTGGGGGTGGAGTTCGTGGGCAGCTCGATCAGCAGCCGACCGCCGCAGACCGACGGCCCCGCCGTGCTGGCCGCGAACCCCCACTTGAAGTTCTTCGACGACCGCCGGGGCTATCTGTCCTGCGTCGCCGGCCCCGACGAGCTGCGGGTGGCGGTGCGTGCGGTGGACTTCGTGGACAGGAGAGGAGCACCCATACGGACCGTGGCGGAGTTCCTCACCAAGGGAGATGGGTTGACGTCAGAAAATACCCCTAGCAAATAG
- a CDS encoding CoA transferase subunit A, with amino-acid sequence MSAEQVAGALESGMTVGIGGWGSRRKPMALVSAILRSPVRDLTIVSYGGPDVGMLCAAGKVRKVVAPFVTLDTIPLEPHFRRARQAGEIEFTEYDEGMFMFGLLAAAHRLPFLPTRAGMGSDVMRVNPGLRTVRSPYEDGEELVAVPALTMDVALVHMNRADARGNAQYLGPDPYFDDLYAKAAARCYVSCERLVDTADLLKEGPVQSLLISRSMVTGVVEAPGGAGFTSCEPDYGRDEERQRRYAETGVDEQQG; translated from the coding sequence ATGTCCGCCGAGCAGGTCGCGGGCGCGCTGGAGAGCGGGATGACGGTCGGGATCGGCGGCTGGGGCTCGCGGCGCAAGCCCATGGCCCTGGTGTCGGCGATCCTCCGCTCCCCCGTCCGTGATCTCACGATCGTCTCCTACGGCGGCCCGGACGTCGGCATGTTGTGCGCGGCCGGGAAGGTGCGCAAGGTCGTGGCCCCGTTCGTCACGCTCGACACCATCCCGCTCGAGCCCCATTTCCGGCGGGCCAGGCAGGCGGGGGAGATCGAGTTCACCGAGTACGACGAGGGGATGTTCATGTTCGGGCTGCTGGCCGCGGCACACCGGCTGCCGTTCCTGCCGACGCGGGCGGGGATGGGGTCGGACGTGATGCGGGTCAACCCGGGGCTGCGGACGGTGCGGTCGCCGTACGAGGACGGGGAGGAGCTGGTCGCGGTCCCGGCGCTGACCATGGACGTGGCCTTGGTGCACATGAACCGGGCCGACGCCCGGGGCAACGCCCAATACCTGGGGCCGGACCCGTACTTCGACGACCTCTACGCGAAGGCGGCGGCGCGCTGCTACGTCTCGTGCGAACGCCTCGTGGACACCGCCGACCTGCTGAAGGAAGGGCCGGTGCAGTCGCTGCTGATCAGCCGGTCGATGGTGACCGGCGTGGTGGAGGCGCCCGGCGGGGCCGGGTTCACCTCGTGCGAGCCGGACTACGGACGCGATGAGGAGCGGCAGCGGCGTTACGCGGAGACGGGTGTCGATGAGCAGCAGGGCTGA
- a CDS encoding SDR family oxidoreductase translates to MTLTYDYSGKSVLVTGGTKGIGAGIARAFHEAGAEVTVCARTPPPGKEFRFVRADVRVPEDVERLVAGFDRLDVVVNNAGGSPYAPLEGTSPRLHARVIELNLTAPLLVAQYAYPLLAAARGAIVMIGSSSGARPSPGTSAYGAAKAGLHHLARCLAAEWAPDVRVNTVVVGLAATESAAGHYGEHGDGRMGAAIPAGRPATPEDVAGACLWLSAPAYVTGAEVRVDGGGEIPYWRHLAGDLTG, encoded by the coding sequence GTGACCCTGACTTACGACTACTCGGGCAAGTCGGTCCTGGTGACGGGCGGGACCAAGGGCATCGGCGCGGGCATCGCGCGGGCCTTCCATGAGGCGGGAGCCGAGGTGACCGTCTGTGCTCGCACGCCGCCCCCGGGCAAGGAGTTCCGGTTCGTGCGGGCGGACGTGCGGGTCCCCGAAGACGTCGAGCGGCTCGTGGCCGGGTTCGACCGGCTCGACGTGGTGGTCAACAACGCGGGCGGCTCGCCGTACGCGCCGCTGGAAGGCACCTCGCCGCGCCTGCACGCCCGCGTCATCGAGCTCAACCTGACGGCCCCGCTGCTGGTCGCGCAGTACGCCTACCCGCTGCTCGCCGCCGCCCGCGGGGCCATCGTGATGATCGGCAGCTCCAGCGGCGCCCGTCCCTCGCCCGGCACCTCCGCGTACGGCGCCGCCAAGGCCGGACTGCACCACCTGGCCCGCTGCCTGGCCGCCGAGTGGGCTCCCGACGTGCGGGTCAACACGGTCGTCGTGGGCCTGGCCGCCACCGAGAGCGCGGCGGGCCACTACGGCGAGCATGGGGACGGCCGGATGGGCGCGGCGATCCCGGCCGGCCGGCCGGCCACGCCCGAGGACGTGGCCGGCGCGTGCCTGTGGTTGTCCGCGCCCGCCTATGTGACGGGCGCGGAGGTACGGGTGGACGGCGGCGGCGAGATCCCCTACTGGCGCCACCTGGCCGGTGACCTCACGGGCTGA
- a CDS encoding acetyl-CoA C-acetyltransferase, protein MSEAYIVGAVRTPVGRRNGGLARIHPADLGAHVLRELMDGTGADPSAVEDVIFGCVDTIGPQAGDVARTCWLAAGLPEEVPGVTVDRQCGSSQQALHFAAQAVLSGTSDLVVAGGLQNMSMIPISSAMLAGRALGHETPFGGSKGWVERYGTQEVSQFTGAERIAAHWDISREEMERYAYESHRRALHAIDAEYFRREIVPCEGVAVDEGPRRDTTLDKMAALQPLVEDGRLTAALASQISDGAAALLIASPRAVREHGLTPRARVHHLSARGADPITMLDAPIPATVHALGMTGMSIDDFDAIEINEAFASVVLAWLKETGADPARVNPNGGAIALGHPLGATGAVLAVKLLHELERTGGRYGLQTMCEGGGQANVTVIERLGASP, encoded by the coding sequence ATGAGCGAGGCGTACATCGTCGGCGCCGTCCGCACCCCCGTCGGGCGCAGGAACGGCGGCCTGGCCAGGATCCACCCCGCCGATCTCGGGGCGCACGTGCTCAGGGAGCTGATGGACGGCACGGGCGCCGACCCGTCGGCCGTGGAGGACGTGATCTTCGGCTGCGTGGACACGATCGGGCCGCAGGCCGGCGACGTCGCCCGCACCTGCTGGCTGGCCGCCGGGCTGCCCGAGGAGGTGCCCGGTGTCACGGTCGACCGCCAGTGCGGCTCCTCCCAGCAGGCGCTGCACTTCGCCGCACAGGCCGTGTTGTCGGGCACCAGCGACCTGGTGGTCGCGGGCGGTCTGCAGAACATGAGCATGATCCCCATCTCGTCCGCGATGCTGGCCGGGCGCGCGCTCGGGCACGAGACCCCCTTCGGGGGCTCGAAGGGCTGGGTCGAGCGGTACGGCACCCAGGAGGTCTCCCAGTTCACCGGCGCCGAGCGGATCGCCGCGCACTGGGACATCTCGCGGGAGGAGATGGAGCGGTACGCGTACGAGTCGCACCGGCGTGCCCTGCACGCCATCGACGCCGAATATTTCCGGCGGGAGATCGTTCCCTGCGAAGGTGTCGCCGTGGACGAGGGCCCGCGCAGGGACACCACGCTCGACAAGATGGCCGCGCTCCAACCCCTGGTCGAGGACGGCCGGCTGACGGCCGCGCTGGCCTCGCAGATCTCCGACGGCGCCGCCGCCCTGCTCATCGCCTCGCCCAGGGCCGTACGCGAGCACGGCCTGACTCCGCGTGCCCGCGTGCACCACCTGTCGGCCCGCGGCGCGGACCCGATCACGATGCTCGACGCCCCGATCCCCGCCACCGTCCACGCGCTCGGCATGACCGGCATGTCGATCGACGACTTCGACGCCATCGAGATCAACGAGGCCTTCGCCTCCGTCGTGCTGGCCTGGCTGAAGGAGACCGGCGCCGACCCGGCCAGGGTCAACCCGAACGGCGGCGCGATCGCCCTCGGCCACCCACTCGGCGCGACCGGCGCCGTGCTGGCCGTCAAGCTGCTGCACGAGCTGGAGCGGACCGGCGGCCGATACGGTCTGCAGACCATGTGCGAGGGCGGCGGACAGGCGAACGTCACCGTCATCGAACGGCTCGGTGCGTCACCATGA
- a CDS encoding NAD(P)H-dependent flavin oxidoreductase produces the protein MRTALTSLVGCRYPIVQTGMGYVAGARLAAAASQAGGLGVIGAATMSVTEMTEAIRRVKERTDAPFGVNIRSDADDAPERVEVMVREGVRVASFAQAPRRDLIARLKDAGVVTIPSVGARRHAEKVAAWGVDAVIVQGGEGGGHTGPVATTLLLPQVVDAVDIPVIAAGGFFDGRGLVAALAYGACGIAMGTRFLLTSDSPVPDEVKKVYLAARETVVTTKVDGVPHRVLSTPFVASLERSRLARAVVNGARFKRLSGLSWAALIREGRRMRRGRELTWAQVLQAANTPVLLRAAMVDGRADLGVMASGQVVGVIDDLPSCRELIERIMAEADAVLSRLDRR, from the coding sequence GTGAGGACCGCGCTGACGTCCCTGGTCGGCTGCCGGTATCCGATCGTGCAGACCGGAATGGGGTACGTCGCGGGCGCGCGGCTGGCTGCGGCCGCCTCGCAGGCGGGCGGTCTGGGGGTGATCGGCGCCGCCACCATGTCGGTCACCGAGATGACCGAGGCCATCCGGCGGGTGAAGGAGCGCACGGACGCGCCGTTCGGGGTCAACATCCGCTCCGACGCCGACGACGCGCCCGAGCGGGTCGAGGTGATGGTGCGGGAGGGCGTGCGGGTGGCGTCGTTCGCCCAGGCGCCCAGGCGGGACCTGATCGCCCGCCTCAAGGATGCCGGGGTGGTGACGATCCCCTCCGTGGGAGCTCGCCGGCATGCGGAGAAGGTGGCCGCATGGGGCGTGGACGCGGTCATCGTGCAGGGTGGCGAGGGCGGCGGCCACACCGGCCCGGTCGCCACCACCCTGCTGCTCCCCCAGGTCGTGGACGCGGTGGACATCCCGGTGATCGCGGCCGGCGGCTTCTTCGACGGGCGGGGGCTGGTGGCGGCGCTGGCGTACGGGGCCTGCGGGATCGCCATGGGCACCCGGTTCCTGCTGACCAGCGACTCGCCGGTGCCCGACGAGGTGAAGAAGGTCTACCTGGCGGCGCGGGAGACCGTGGTGACGACCAAGGTGGACGGGGTGCCGCATCGGGTGCTGAGCACCCCGTTCGTGGCCTCGCTCGAACGCTCCCGTCTGGCCAGGGCCGTGGTGAACGGGGCCAGGTTCAAGCGGCTGTCCGGGTTGTCGTGGGCGGCGCTGATCCGCGAGGGCCGCCGGATGCGGCGCGGGCGGGAGCTGACCTGGGCCCAGGTGCTGCAGGCGGCGAACACGCCGGTGCTGCTGCGGGCGGCCATGGTGGACGGGCGGGCGGATCTGGGCGTGATGGCGTCGGGCCAGGTCGTGGGCGTGATCGACGATCTACCCTCATGCCGGGAGCTGATCGAGCGCATCATGGCGGAGGCCGACGCCGTCCTGTCCCGCCTCGATCGCCGCTAG